ATTGGACGGAACTCTTTTTGGTGATGAGACTCAAACCCAAAACCCGCCAAACACCCTTAACGACCCGGTGGTTGGTGGCATAGGGCAACAACCATCCACTATCTTTGGTACCGGCACTTCAGCCGGTGCAGCCAGACCGCGTATTCCATTAAGCAATCCGCCGACCTCATCGCTTAATCTTATTGGGAAGCTCGAAAGCTGGGGCATCGGCCCGGCCACAAAGGTAGCCGAAGTCGCCATTAAAATTTCGGCAGCCACCGGTGCGCAGCTCAAAGAACTCCTCAAGAAACTCCCGGACGGCATGACATTCGAACTCCAGCTTGAAAAGGAGGAGAATTGATGGCAATCAATGCCGACATCCTGCATACCCTGACCAAAGGCTCTCCTGAAGAGGCATGGCAAGTCATCATGACCAACACACTCGAAATTGCCAGCAGGTCACTTGATGCCGTTCAGTTGCCCGGTGAAATTATAAACCGTGACCGTGAAATAGGCGCATTCGACCACTTCCTTGCCACGAGCGGATGGGAGCTGTGGCAGACTTTCAGTAATGTCGTTGAAAAAACCTCGGATCGGCTTGTGCATTGGTGGAAAGAACCCTACCATGCCAAAGCGCTGCTGATCCTCGATGGCCTTTCGCTTCGTGAATTGCCCTGGCTTCTTCAGGGAGCAAAAGAACACGGTTTCACCCTGCATCAGGTTGCAGCGACCTCCTCTGAGCTACCCGGCAAGACCAACGAATTTGCACGTGCGCTTGGTTTCAATTCCCGCAGTCAGTTGCAAAACAACGGTGGCGGATTCTCTCATAAACTCCAGCCAGCCAGCACCGAATGTGTCGGCATGCCATGGAAAGACTGCCAGTCGCTTATTGATGGCGCACTGAACTGGATTTTCTGGCACCAATGGCCCGACAGCAAAGTCCATGAGTGCGCCGGGGCGGGCCGTGGCCTTGAAATCCTCGCCAACGATGCCCAGGAGCAACTGACCGATAAAGAGTTCTGGTGCTTTGTCGAACGCCTTGCAACAGGTCGAAGGCTTGTTATCACCTCCGATCACGGCTATGCTGCCACCGGCCATTTCTCCGACGCCGACGGTGACGTAGCGCAATTTCTCAAGCAAACCTTCGCCAGTGGGCGGAGTTCTGCTGGTGCAAATGACGGCGGACCATTTATTCCGCCCGTAGCAGTCAGCATCAACAGCATGCACGGCCAACACCTGCTCGCCCTTGGCCGCAGAAAATGGCGAAGCCAGGGAGGATACCCAACCCTTGCTCATGGTGGACTATCACTGCTTGAGGTGCTTTCGCCCTGGATAGAAATTTCAAAAATCTGACACAACATAGATGAACAGAATTCCAAAGCGACTCAAACAAGAACCCCTCATAGAGGCTATCTGGCAGGTACAGTTCGAACCCACGGGTGATATGCAAATAGGCGATTTATTGCCCGGCATGCTCTATACGGCCTTGAGGAACGACCATCCGCAATTGCAGCTCCATCGTCTGCCCGCAGCCGACATTCCTCCTCAGATAGCTCAAATTGACCCCAACCTTCGCCACGTGGCAAAATACCGGATGGAAGAAACCGGCTTGCCATTTCTCTTCCAGGTCGGCGATCGTACCGTAACACTCAACTGCCGCAAGCCCTATGTCGGATGGGACGCATTCAAGGCAAAAACCGTTGCCCTTATAGATATTCTCGACCAGAGCGGTCTGATTCCTGTGCCCCAGCGCCACTCCTTACGCTATATTGACCTGCT
The DNA window shown above is from Pelodictyon phaeoclathratiforme BU-1 and carries:
- a CDS encoding TIGR04255 family protein; this translates as MNRIPKRLKQEPLIEAIWQVQFEPTGDMQIGDLLPGMLYTALRNDHPQLQLHRLPAADIPPQIAQIDPNLRHVAKYRMEETGLPFLFQVGDRTVTLNCRKPYVGWDAFKAKTVALIDILDQSGLIPVPQRHSLRYIDLLELEPAPNLSALQLSIGLGTLDTQSKPLQIRLELRAENCMHIVQIATPTEAALPEGIRIGSVIDIETLPVPEATSWQGIRNQLDQLHTSSKQLFFEQILTTEAIERLEPEY